From the Pseudomonas sp. Teo4 genome, the window ATTTACACCGCGCAGCTCGAACGCCTCGGTGCGGCCGCCCCATTCGAATTGGCTGTGCTGGGTGGGCGTGCCATGGCCACGCCGGGCCTGGCGTTTCTCATCGGTTACCAGGCGGCCTTGCGCGTGCTCTGGCCCAGCGCCCCACCCAGCCTCGGCGCCTTGTGCGCCACCGAGCGGCGCAGCGTGCGACCGGCGGACATGAATACACGGCTGGACAGCTTGCGCTTGAGCGGCAGCAAGGATTTCGTCACCGCCGGGCTCGATGCCGAGTGGCTGCTGGTGGCGGCGCGTACCGAGCCGCTGGGTGAGCCGCCGCGGTTGCAATTGGCAGTGGTGTACCCAGGCGAGCCGGGCGTGACGCTGGAAGCATTGCCAACCCTGCCGCTGATGCCCGAGGTTGGCCATGGCCGATTGGTTTTGCAGCAGGCTGCCTGCGAGTTGTTGGCTGGAGATGGTTGGGACGCTTACGTCAAGCCATTCCGTTCGCTGGAAGACCTGTATGTGCTCGCGGCGCTGACGGCCTGGTTGTATGGCGTTGGTCAAGAATGCGGCTGGCCGCAGGACTTGCGCTTGCGGCTGCTCGGGCTGCTGGCGGGCTGCGCCGAAGGTAGCCGCCAGTGTGCCGATAGCGTGGGGTGTCATCTGTTATTGGGAGGCCTGTTCGCGCAGTTCCAGGCGTTGCGAGGTGATATCGACAAAGCCCTGAAAGCTGGGCCGGAGCACTGGGCGCAGTTGTGGCAGCGCGATCAGGGTGTCTTGGCGCTGGCGGCTGCGGCGCGGGATAAGCGCCTGGCCAAAGCCTGGGGTGCAGCAGGATTGTCATGAAAGTCGGGCAGGCTTGGGAGATCTGCTGAACCATGGGGCCGCCAAGCGGCCCCAGAGGCCAAATACGTTGATGAGCGTTCTCAAGCCCCTGCTGTTCATGCTTTCCATGGCGGTGGCCGCAGCCTGGGCCGAGGATTGGCCCGAACCCAGCTGGCAGCTTGAAAACACCACCATCGATTGGCAACCCGTCGACGCCTATGCCTTCCCCGAACGCAGCTCTAGCGAACGCAGCGGTGTACGTACGGATGCACTGCTGATCATCCGCGACGGGCGCATCATTCACGAGCGCTATGCAGCCCCAACCACGGCCCGTACTGCTCATCTGACCTGGTCGGTGAGCAAAAGCGTATTGGCGACGCTGTTGGGGGTAGCCCAGGGCGAGGGGCGCTTCCAGTTGCAGGACCCGGTGGCCCGCTTCTATCCGCCCATGCAGGCACATTCGGACATACGCCTGATGGATCTGTTGCACTGGGCCAGCGGCCTGGACTGGCAGGAAGACTACGAATACGCGCCGCTGAAATCCTCCGTGGTGGCGATGCTCTATACCCGTGGACGCAACGACATGGCCGGCTACACCGCCGCCCGTGGCGCGGGCGAACCGGCCGGCCAGCGTTTTCTCTACTCCAGTGGCGACAGCAATGTGCTGGCGGCCGCCCTGCGCGGCATGCTCGAACCGGGGGCATATGCCGACTATCCCTGGCAGGCGCTCTTC encodes:
- a CDS encoding acyl-CoA dehydrogenase codes for the protein MAWLQRLNDPLRQPLAGTLGEIYTAQLERLGAAAPFELAVLGGRAMATPGLAFLIGYQAALRVLWPSAPPSLGALCATERRSVRPADMNTRLDSLRLSGSKDFVTAGLDAEWLLVAARTEPLGEPPRLQLAVVYPGEPGVTLEALPTLPLMPEVGHGRLVLQQAACELLAGDGWDAYVKPFRSLEDLYVLAALTAWLYGVGQECGWPQDLRLRLLGLLAGCAEGSRQCADSVGCHLLLGGLFAQFQALRGDIDKALKAGPEHWAQLWQRDQGVLALAAAARDKRLAKAWGAAGLS
- a CDS encoding serine hydrolase — its product is MSVLKPLLFMLSMAVAAAWAEDWPEPSWQLENTTIDWQPVDAYAFPERSSSERSGVRTDALLIIRDGRIIHERYAAPTTARTAHLTWSVSKSVLATLLGVAQGEGRFQLQDPVARFYPPMQAHSDIRLMDLLHWASGLDWQEDYEYAPLKSSVVAMLYTRGRNDMAGYTAARGAGEPAGQRFLYSSGDSNVLAAALRGMLEPGAYADYPWQALFTPLGIDSAVWERDGTGTYVGSSYLYLSARDLARIGLLMLREGRWRDRQLVPADWVTFNRTLFDKAEPVPGEANPGGHWWLNRPLPGSTAPWPDAPPETYAALGHWGQALYVLPAQNLVIVRYADDRDGRYNHNEFLKRVLAAVAREGQ